A genomic segment from Polyangiaceae bacterium encodes:
- a CDS encoding CopD family protein encodes MTGLPSILISAHVIGDLLWIGSICATALILGDSSADPKERGRVAYLVYQRLANPGFILAFVAGLTQLVMNTQHYFVATKFMHGKLLFAFIVIGLHHVIGARAKKMAQGKLSDPGPAPMMGWGVLVLAALTAVFAVLKPF; translated from the coding sequence ATGACTGGACTCCCCTCGATTCTGATTAGCGCCCACGTGATCGGCGACCTGCTGTGGATCGGCTCGATTTGCGCCACTGCGTTGATCCTCGGGGACTCCTCGGCAGATCCGAAAGAACGCGGGAGGGTCGCCTACCTGGTCTACCAACGTCTCGCGAATCCCGGCTTCATTCTGGCCTTCGTCGCTGGTCTGACGCAGCTAGTCATGAACACCCAACACTACTTCGTGGCCACCAAGTTCATGCACGGGAAGCTGCTCTTCGCGTTCATCGTGATTGGCCTGCATCACGTGATTGGGGCCCGCGCGAAGAAGATGGCTCAAGGCAAGCTGAGCGATCCGGGCCCCGCTCCGATGATGGGCTGGGGCGTGTTGGTGCTGGCTGCGCTGACCGCGGTCTTTGCGGTGTTGAAACCCTTCTGA